From one Dyella sp. 2HG41-7 genomic stretch:
- a CDS encoding cell division protein FtsQ/DivIB, producing MRGSIRLVAWCLAIALVVLPIVGVLRGWFAADRWPVTQLTVQAEFKHVSADQIRAAVLPRLGKGFFALDLDSVQQAVAALPWVESVEASKRWPDTLLLRIYERQPFARWNSQQLISREGKVFAVPDAATYNQLPDLHGPDDHLAEVVSFFADVQRAFSSEHLRIVGVTLTDRGSWSVATESGAQIVIGDRNQAGRRLRRFLDVYAKVVAGHPQGFEYADLRYTNGFAVKWPQAPAAPTAGGTPRT from the coding sequence ATGAGGGGAAGCATTCGCCTCGTCGCTTGGTGCTTGGCCATCGCCTTGGTGGTCTTGCCGATCGTCGGCGTGTTGCGCGGCTGGTTCGCCGCCGACCGCTGGCCGGTCACCCAGTTGACGGTGCAGGCCGAGTTCAAGCACGTGAGCGCGGATCAAATTCGCGCCGCTGTGCTGCCGCGCCTGGGCAAAGGCTTCTTCGCATTGGATCTGGACAGCGTGCAACAAGCGGTCGCCGCGTTGCCGTGGGTGGAATCGGTGGAAGCGAGCAAACGCTGGCCCGATACCTTGCTGTTGCGCATCTACGAACGTCAGCCGTTTGCGCGCTGGAACTCGCAACAGTTGATCAGCCGCGAAGGCAAAGTTTTCGCGGTGCCGGATGCGGCGACCTACAACCAGCTTCCCGATCTGCACGGCCCCGACGATCACCTTGCCGAAGTGGTGAGCTTTTTCGCCGATGTGCAGCGGGCATTCTCCAGCGAGCATTTGCGCATCGTCGGCGTAACGCTGACCGATCGCGGCAGCTGGAGCGTGGCGACCGAATCGGGCGCGCAAATCGTGATCGGCGATCGCAATCAGGCCGGTCGACGTCTGCGCCGTTTCCTCGATGTGTACGCAAAAGTGGTCGCCGGTCATCCGCAAGGCTTCGAGTACGCCGATCTTCGTTACACCAACGGCTTTGCCGTGAAATGGCCGCAAGCGCCGGCCGCCCCGACCGCCGGAGGCACGCCCCGCACATGA
- the murG gene encoding undecaprenyldiphospho-muramoylpentapeptide beta-N-acetylglucosaminyltransferase: MTAQAPVLIMAGGTGGHIFPGLAVAETLRAQGVPVVWLGAAGGMETKVVPAHGIELHTISVGGLRGKGLKTRLLAPWMLLRALLSSLAVLIRLKPRSVLSMGGYVAGPGGIAARMLHRPLLVHEQNRVAGFTNRRLAVHARRVMAGFADSLPNAEWVGNPVRSTIASLPSPAQRMAGRNGKPRLLVLGGSLGARALNVSVPQALAQIPADQRPDVLHQCGNRGIDEARKAYADAGVEANIVPFIEDMAGTYAWADLAVCRAGALTLAELTACGLGAVLVPFPHAVDDHQTRNAEALVAAGAAELIQERDLNTNDLAQRLTTLLGHRATLLAMAEAARTLAKPDAAAAIARACVEVAA, encoded by the coding sequence ATGACCGCGCAGGCTCCCGTGTTGATCATGGCTGGCGGCACCGGCGGTCACATCTTCCCTGGCCTTGCCGTGGCCGAAACGCTGCGCGCGCAAGGCGTGCCGGTGGTGTGGCTGGGCGCGGCGGGCGGCATGGAAACCAAGGTGGTGCCCGCGCACGGCATCGAGCTGCACACCATCAGTGTCGGCGGTTTGCGCGGCAAAGGTTTGAAGACGCGACTGCTCGCGCCGTGGATGTTGCTGCGCGCGTTGCTGTCGTCGCTTGCAGTGTTGATTCGCTTGAAGCCGCGCAGCGTGTTGTCGATGGGTGGTTACGTCGCAGGCCCCGGCGGTATCGCCGCACGCATGCTGCATCGGCCGCTCTTGGTGCACGAACAGAATCGCGTTGCGGGTTTCACCAATCGAAGGCTGGCGGTTCACGCACGTCGCGTCATGGCGGGTTTTGCCGACAGCTTGCCGAACGCGGAATGGGTGGGAAATCCTGTACGCAGCACGATCGCTTCGTTGCCGTCGCCGGCGCAGCGCATGGCCGGTCGTAACGGCAAGCCGCGTCTGCTGGTATTGGGCGGCAGCCTCGGTGCGCGTGCGCTGAACGTATCCGTTCCGCAAGCGCTTGCACAAATACCCGCCGATCAGCGACCGGACGTGTTGCATCAATGCGGCAATCGCGGCATCGACGAAGCGCGCAAGGCATATGCCGATGCGGGCGTGGAAGCGAACATCGTTCCCTTCATCGAAGACATGGCGGGCACGTATGCGTGGGCCGACTTGGCGGTGTGTCGCGCAGGCGCATTGACGCTCGCCGAACTCACTGCATGCGGTTTGGGCGCGGTGTTGGTGCCGTTCCCTCACGCGGTGGACGACCACCAAACACGCAATGCCGAAGCGCTGGTCGCTGCCGGCGCGGCCGAATTGATCCAGGAGCGTGATCTGAATACGAACGATCTGGCGCAGCGATTGACCACGTTGCTGGGCCATCGCGCCACCTTGCTTGCGATGGCCGAAGCCGCGCGCACCTTGGCCAAACCCGATGCCGCCGCGGCTATTGCGCGTGCCTGTGTGGAGGTGGCCGCATGA
- a CDS encoding D-alanine--D-alanine ligase — translation MKKITDPAQFGRVAVVMGGSSAEREVSLDSGRNVLAALQARGVDAHAIDGIPALLDALRAGHFARVFNILHGQHGGGEDGVLQGALESLNVPYTGSGVLGSALSMDKTRSKRVWQSLGLPTPKFVALPRGADVHEAAKQIGFPLIVKPACEGSSVGVTRVFEEKDLDSAVALAEKYPGDLLMETLIEGDELTVGILRRQVLPSIHIVPKGAFYDYNAKYIAEDTRYICPGLEGEAEATLRALSLEAFDALGCYGWGRVDVMRDRQGRNWLLEVNTAPGMTSHSLVPKAAAVAGIDYQELCWRVLETSFREDA, via the coding sequence ATGAAAAAAATCACGGACCCCGCACAATTTGGTCGCGTCGCTGTCGTGATGGGTGGCAGCTCGGCCGAGCGCGAGGTGTCGCTCGACTCAGGTCGCAACGTATTGGCCGCGTTGCAAGCGCGCGGCGTGGATGCGCATGCGATAGACGGCATTCCCGCGTTGTTGGACGCCTTGCGCGCCGGACATTTCGCGCGCGTGTTCAACATCCTGCACGGCCAGCATGGCGGCGGCGAAGACGGCGTGCTGCAAGGCGCGCTGGAGTCGCTCAATGTGCCGTACACCGGTTCGGGCGTGCTGGGTTCCGCGTTGTCGATGGACAAAACGCGTTCGAAGCGCGTATGGCAATCGCTGGGTCTGCCGACGCCGAAATTCGTCGCGTTGCCGCGCGGCGCTGACGTGCACGAGGCCGCCAAGCAGATTGGTTTTCCGCTGATCGTAAAGCCGGCGTGCGAAGGCTCCAGCGTCGGTGTGACGCGCGTGTTCGAAGAAAAAGACTTGGATTCGGCGGTCGCGCTGGCCGAGAAATATCCCGGCGATCTGCTGATGGAAACGCTCATTGAAGGCGACGAGCTCACCGTCGGCATTCTTCGCCGCCAGGTGCTGCCCAGCATCCACATCGTGCCGAAGGGCGCGTTCTACGACTACAACGCCAAATACATAGCCGAAGACACGCGTTACATCTGCCCCGGTCTGGAAGGCGAAGCCGAAGCGACGCTGCGCGCGTTGTCGCTCGAAGCGTTCGACGCCTTGGGTTGCTACGGCTGGGGTCGCGTCGACGTGATGCGTGATCGCCAAGGCCGCAACTGGTTGCTGGAAGTGAACACCGCGCCGGGCATGACATCGCATTCGCTGGTGCCGAAGGCCGCGGCGGTTGCCGGTATCGATTACCAGGAACTGTGCTGGCGCGTGCTCGAAACCAGTTTCAGGGAGGATGCATGA
- the mraY gene encoding phospho-N-acetylmuramoyl-pentapeptide-transferase has translation MLLELAEWFARHFATPHLFQYITFRTIMATLTAMAMSLLFGPALIRKLAALKAGQVVRKDGPQTHLSKAGTPTMGGVMILMAVAVSTLLWADLGNRYVWLVLAVLLCYGAIGFYDDYRKLVLKDSRGLASRWKYFWQSVFGLGAALFLYHTATLPAETALYVPVFKHVAVPLGAFFVVTAYFMVVGFSNAVNLTDGLDGLAIMPTVLVSGALGIFAYLAGNRVFSEYLAIPAIPGSGELAVLCGALSGAGLGFLWFNTYPAQVFMGDVGALAIGAALAAIAVIVRQEIVLLIMGGVFVMETVSVMMQVASFKMTGKRIFRMAPIHHHFELKGWPEPRVIVRFWIISVVLVLIGLATLKVR, from the coding sequence ATGTTGCTTGAACTGGCCGAATGGTTCGCACGGCATTTCGCCACGCCGCACCTGTTTCAGTACATCACCTTCCGCACGATCATGGCGACGTTGACGGCGATGGCGATGTCGTTGCTGTTCGGTCCTGCGCTGATCCGCAAACTCGCTGCGCTGAAAGCGGGGCAGGTCGTGCGCAAGGACGGTCCGCAAACGCATCTATCCAAAGCCGGCACGCCCACGATGGGTGGCGTGATGATTCTGATGGCCGTTGCCGTGTCCACGCTGCTGTGGGCGGATCTCGGCAATCGTTACGTGTGGCTCGTGCTGGCGGTGCTGCTTTGCTATGGCGCCATCGGGTTCTACGACGACTATCGCAAGCTGGTGTTGAAGGACAGCCGTGGCTTGGCGTCGCGCTGGAAATATTTCTGGCAATCGGTGTTCGGCCTCGGCGCGGCGTTGTTTCTCTATCACACGGCAACGCTGCCGGCGGAAACGGCGCTCTATGTACCCGTGTTCAAGCACGTCGCGGTGCCGTTGGGCGCGTTCTTCGTAGTGACCGCGTATTTCATGGTGGTGGGCTTTTCCAACGCGGTGAACCTCACCGATGGTTTGGATGGTCTGGCGATTATGCCGACAGTATTGGTGTCTGGTGCGCTGGGCATTTTCGCCTACCTCGCCGGTAACCGCGTGTTCTCCGAATACCTGGCGATTCCCGCGATTCCCGGTTCCGGCGAACTCGCCGTGCTTTGCGGCGCGTTGTCGGGCGCAGGGTTGGGCTTCCTTTGGTTCAACACCTATCCCGCGCAAGTGTTTATGGGTGACGTCGGCGCGCTGGCGATCGGTGCCGCGCTCGCGGCAATCGCAGTGATCGTGCGGCAGGAAATCGTGCTGCTGATCATGGGCGGCGTGTTCGTGATGGAAACGGTGTCGGTGATGATGCAAGTCGCCAGCTTCAAGATGACAGGCAAGCGCATCTTCCGCATGGCGCCGATTCATCACCACTTTGAATTGAAAGGTTGGCCCGAACCGCGGGTCATCGTGAGGTTTTGGATCATCAGCGTAGTGCTGGTGCTTATCGGTTTGGCAACGCTGAAGGTGCGCTAA
- the murC gene encoding UDP-N-acetylmuramate--L-alanine ligase: protein MTPRRLLAHEDLMSTFRRVHFIGIGGVGMSGIAEVLHNLGYAVSGSDRSESSTAQRLRQLGIDVRIGHAAAHIGDADVVVTSSAIKNDNPELMAAHEARIPVIPRAEMLGELMRFRRGIAIAGTHGKTTTTSLAASVLAEANYDPTFVIGGQLNAAGANARLGTGQYLVAEADESDGSFLLLSPVIAVVTNIDADHLENYQGDFALVRKAFSDFLHRLPFYGLAVLCVDDPEVRELAKITARRVMTYGIDSSDADVRAINVRQQGFEMHFDLLLPGIGKPMPVVLNLPGRHNVLNALAAASVGWQLGVEAEAIAHALANFQGVGRRFHRRGEIALDQGKAMLVDDYGHHPREIAAVFAAVRGGWPERRLVVGFQPHRYSRTRDLLDDFANVLADADVLVLTEVYPAGEAPIAGADGRALARAVRARGKVDPVLISHPRELKDTLPTLLRDGDLLLLLGAGDIGSAAVELAQIGQLRTSET, encoded by the coding sequence ATGACGCCGCGTCGCTTGCTCGCCCATGAAGATTTGATGAGCACCTTCCGTCGCGTGCATTTCATCGGCATTGGCGGCGTCGGCATGAGCGGTATCGCCGAAGTGCTGCACAATCTTGGTTATGCGGTGTCCGGTTCGGATCGCAGCGAATCGTCGACGGCGCAGCGCCTGCGTCAGCTCGGTATCGATGTGCGCATCGGTCACGCGGCTGCTCATATCGGCGATGCGGATGTCGTAGTCACATCGAGTGCGATCAAGAACGATAATCCGGAACTGATGGCTGCGCACGAAGCACGCATTCCGGTGATTCCGCGTGCGGAAATGTTGGGCGAATTGATGCGCTTCCGTCGCGGCATCGCCATCGCGGGCACGCACGGTAAAACCACCACGACCAGCCTCGCTGCCAGCGTGCTGGCCGAAGCCAATTACGATCCCACCTTTGTGATTGGCGGACAGCTTAACGCGGCCGGCGCGAACGCACGTTTGGGCACGGGGCAGTATCTGGTCGCCGAAGCCGACGAATCGGACGGTTCGTTCTTGCTGCTGTCGCCGGTGATCGCTGTGGTCACCAATATCGATGCGGATCACCTGGAAAACTATCAAGGCGATTTCGCGCTTGTGCGTAAGGCGTTTTCGGATTTTCTGCATCGCTTGCCGTTTTACGGACTGGCCGTGTTGTGCGTGGACGACCCGGAAGTGCGGGAATTGGCCAAGATCACCGCGCGCCGCGTCATGACGTATGGCATCGATTCCTCCGACGCCGACGTGCGCGCGATCAATGTGCGTCAGCAAGGTTTCGAGATGCACTTCGATCTGCTGCTGCCGGGCATCGGCAAGCCGATGCCGGTGGTGCTGAATTTGCCGGGTCGCCACAACGTGCTCAATGCGCTCGCCGCCGCATCGGTCGGTTGGCAGCTTGGCGTGGAGGCGGAAGCCATCGCGCATGCGTTGGCGAACTTCCAGGGCGTCGGTCGTCGTTTCCATCGTCGCGGCGAGATCGCGCTCGATCAGGGCAAGGCGATGCTGGTCGACGACTACGGTCATCACCCGCGCGAAATCGCCGCAGTGTTTGCGGCAGTGCGCGGCGGTTGGCCGGAGCGGCGTCTCGTGGTGGGCTTTCAGCCGCATCGTTACAGCCGCACGCGCGATCTGCTCGACGATTTCGCCAATGTATTGGCCGATGCCGATGTGCTGGTGCTTACCGAAGTGTATCCGGCCGGCGAAGCGCCGATTGCCGGTGCGGACGGTCGTGCGTTGGCGCGCGCGGTGCGCGCGCGCGGCAAGGTCGATCCGGTGCTGATCAGCCATCCGCGCGAATTGAAAGACACCTTGCCGACGTTGCTGCGCGACGGCGATTTGCTGTTGCTGCTCGGCGCCGGCGATATCGGCAGTGCCGCCGTGGAGCTGGCGCAGATCGGTCAATTGAGGACGAGCGAGACATGA
- the ftsW gene encoding putative lipid II flippase FtsW, with protein sequence MFGFDTTQAKRRQGPRGKFDLPLLVALVGLACVGVVMVTSSSIAVADSQHWGEFYFLKKHLMFLSLGLVAAGVAMRTELKVVEKYAFFLMLVAFIMLLAVFVPHLGMRLNGARRWLNLLVTSFQPVEAVKLILVVYIASYLVRHRESIETRFLGLIKPIAVSGIIVLLLLAQPDFGSATLVIAVTIAMVWLGGARPIFLLIMGLPLMPLLAIAATSESYRMKRLTTFLHPWDHPFDDGFQLTQSLMAIGRGEWAGVGLGSSVLKLSYLPEAHTDFIFAVIGEELGLVGIITVMGLFALTVWRGLHMGLKGVEVGQRFAGYIAFGISLMIGLQTMVSIGVNLGALPTKGLTLPLISYGGSSIVLTCAMAGVLLRATYEINRALDARHMATRVSEATVSDANPANAREREAEAA encoded by the coding sequence ATGTTCGGTTTCGACACAACGCAAGCAAAGCGCCGGCAAGGCCCGCGCGGCAAGTTCGACTTGCCGCTGCTGGTGGCCTTGGTCGGTCTTGCGTGTGTGGGCGTGGTGATGGTGACGTCCAGTTCCATCGCGGTGGCCGATTCTCAGCATTGGGGTGAGTTCTACTTTCTGAAGAAACACCTGATGTTTCTGTCGTTGGGACTGGTGGCTGCCGGCGTGGCGATGCGCACCGAGTTGAAAGTGGTGGAAAAGTACGCTTTCTTCCTGATGCTGGTGGCCTTCATCATGTTGCTGGCGGTGTTTGTGCCGCATCTGGGCATGCGGCTCAATGGCGCGCGCCGTTGGCTCAATTTGCTGGTCACGTCGTTCCAGCCCGTCGAAGCGGTGAAGCTGATCCTGGTGGTGTATATCGCCAGCTATCTGGTGCGTCACCGCGAAAGTATCGAGACGCGCTTCCTTGGTTTGATCAAGCCGATTGCGGTGTCGGGCATCATCGTGTTGCTGCTGCTTGCGCAGCCGGATTTCGGCTCGGCCACGCTGGTTATTGCGGTGACGATCGCGATGGTCTGGTTGGGTGGCGCGCGCCCAATCTTCCTACTGATCATGGGGCTTCCGCTGATGCCATTGCTGGCGATCGCGGCGACCAGCGAAAGCTATCGCATGAAGCGTTTGACCACCTTCTTGCATCCGTGGGATCACCCCTTCGACGACGGGTTCCAGTTGACGCAATCGCTGATGGCGATCGGCCGCGGCGAGTGGGCGGGTGTGGGTCTGGGTTCGAGCGTCTTGAAGCTCTCGTATCTGCCCGAAGCGCATACCGACTTTATTTTTGCGGTGATCGGCGAAGAACTCGGCCTGGTCGGCATCATCACCGTGATGGGGCTGTTCGCCTTGACCGTGTGGCGCGGTTTGCATATGGGTTTGAAAGGTGTGGAAGTCGGGCAGCGATTTGCCGGATATATCGCCTTCGGCATCTCGCTGATGATCGGCCTGCAGACGATGGTGTCGATCGGCGTGAACCTTGGCGCGCTACCGACCAAGGGTCTCACTTTGCCGCTTATCAGCTATGGCGGTTCGTCGATCGTGCTGACCTGTGCGATGGCCGGCGTCTTATTGCGCGCGACGTACGAAATCAACCGCGCGCTCGACGCGCGGCATATGGCGACACGCGTGTCTGAAGCCACGGTGTCCGATGCGAATCCTGCCAATGCGCGCGAGCGCGAAGCGGAGGCCGCATGA
- the ftsA gene encoding cell division protein FtsA: protein MKGKNEKQLVVGLDIGTSKVVAIVGEYEPGEPIEVIGIGSHVSRGMKRGSVVDIESTVHSIQRAVEEAELMAGCDIRSVYASISGSHLETRNSHGTAAIRDREVAPGDLDQVLEAASAVAIPADRKVLYKESQEYRIDGQDGIRSPVGMSGVRLEASVHLVTGAAAAVQNISKCIQRCGLSVDELVPSAVASAKSVLTDDERELGVCLVDIGAGTTDIAIYTQGAIRYTKSLPVGGDQVTNDIAYGVHTPTAHAEEIKIKYACALAQLAHAEETIQVPSVGDRPPRRLARQSLAQSVQARYEEIFEMVQDELRRSGYDSLVAAGVVLTGGASRMEGALELAEEIFHKMVRIGVPQHVNGLGEVIANPLHSTGVGLLLHGARSGGMRVSGPSGGSMGGLVDKLRTWITKNF, encoded by the coding sequence ATGAAAGGCAAAAACGAAAAGCAGTTGGTAGTCGGCCTGGATATCGGCACGTCGAAAGTCGTGGCGATCGTGGGCGAATACGAACCGGGCGAACCGATCGAAGTGATCGGTATCGGCTCGCATGTATCGCGCGGCATGAAGCGCGGCTCGGTGGTGGATATCGAATCCACCGTGCACTCGATCCAGCGTGCCGTGGAAGAAGCCGAACTCATGGCCGGCTGCGATATCCGCTCGGTGTACGCCTCGATTTCCGGCAGTCATCTGGAAACGCGCAATTCGCACGGCACCGCCGCCATCCGCGATCGCGAAGTCGCGCCAGGCGATCTGGACCAAGTGCTGGAAGCGGCGAGCGCGGTGGCGATCCCGGCGGATCGAAAGGTCTTATATAAGGAGTCGCAGGAATACCGCATCGACGGCCAGGACGGCATCCGCTCGCCCGTGGGCATGAGCGGTGTGCGCCTGGAAGCATCGGTGCATCTGGTGACCGGCGCCGCGGCGGCGGTGCAGAACATCAGCAAGTGCATCCAGCGCTGCGGTCTTTCGGTGGACGAGCTGGTGCCGTCGGCGGTCGCGAGCGCGAAATCCGTACTGACCGACGACGAGCGCGAACTTGGCGTGTGTCTGGTCGATATCGGCGCGGGCACCACGGATATCGCGATCTACACGCAAGGCGCGATTCGCTACACCAAGTCGCTGCCGGTGGGTGGCGATCAGGTGACCAACGACATCGCCTACGGCGTGCACACGCCGACGGCGCATGCCGAAGAAATCAAAATCAAATACGCCTGCGCACTCGCGCAACTGGCGCATGCGGAAGAAACCATCCAGGTGCCGAGCGTGGGCGATCGTCCGCCACGCCGACTTGCGCGTCAGTCGCTCGCGCAGAGCGTGCAAGCGCGTTACGAGGAAATCTTCGAAATGGTGCAGGACGAATTGCGCCGTTCCGGTTACGACAGTCTGGTTGCGGCGGGCGTAGTGCTCACCGGCGGCGCGTCGCGGATGGAAGGCGCGCTGGAGTTGGCCGAAGAGATTTTTCACAAGATGGTGCGCATCGGCGTGCCGCAGCACGTGAATGGTCTGGGCGAAGTGATCGCCAATCCGCTGCATTCCACCGGCGTGGGCTTGCTGTTGCACGGCGCGCGGTCGGGCGGCATGCGCGTAAGCGGACCCAGCGGCGGCAGCATGGGCGGTTTGGTCGACAAGTTGCGCACCTGGATCACCAAGAATTTTTAA